One window of Vespula pensylvanica isolate Volc-1 chromosome 13, ASM1446617v1, whole genome shotgun sequence genomic DNA carries:
- the LOC122633889 gene encoding ras and EF-hand domain-containing protein homolog isoform X2: MDHGNGSGNEAGSSPDTVLARSSSDEDRRRNPESTSGEYVTVADSSSSLDTLAGQPCTTSTTVSTVTKSSNTLSNEEKKKGGGGGGGGGGGGGGGGRFGILKNSFRKDGAGLFKMKKKTSRGMEGTGDDSTRKKVLRSRQQQEETEDDQRTASTTVTPGNSPGATLKKKKSHSLVRRLSFNKFRLSTDQSQQRSQQQIEARRTPDGGDSSQSQSQSSQDSPSHSDSPKKFTRKGSDVEKSVFRGIRHRSKADSELVGEREGGEKKGETKKPEMLIAKPVSTVTVVQRRSPSLTIRSVPKSSQQHESPDQLSTEQERKSEIYCTSTLPYAISKWPDQRKESTSSEVPRPKRLSTKAESDDGGTNTRKTSPVELRRKLSLLEEKRAIFQRRLFESTRDISDSGETVIAVTLDEDRGKKHEAEKSHDFDLDDEREESTNTSKKKARHISVRKFDTFSTFEGTFDEDTGLGYLAGIEEDYTESYDRQDDEYAKLQSAMAPMLAAANDNIEKARSISQESASSQNNAPNIGVGEKREHLYKILVIGELGAGKTSIIKRYVHQFFSQHYRATIGVDFALKVLNWDPHTIIRLQLWDIAGQERFGNMTRVYYKEAVGAFIVFDVTRSATLDAVVKWKQDLDSKVQLPDGSPIPCVLLANKCDQQKEGLVNTPNKMDEYCKEKNFVGWFETSAKENINIEEAARFLVNKILQNDQIMRGNDSQDQNDGERFALNQSPVSSKKSCSC; this comes from the exons ATGGATCATGGTAATGGAAGTGGAAACGAGGCTGGCAGTTCACCAGACACCGTACTAGCTCGTTCTTCATCAGACGAGGATAGACGAAGAAATCCTGAAAGTACTTCCGGTGAATACGTCACTGTTGCCGATAGTAGCTCAAGTTTGGATACTTTAGCTGGCCAACCGTGTACGACATCGACTACTGTCAGTACGGTTACTAAAAGTAGTAATACTTTAtcaaacgaggaaaaaaagaaaggtggtggtggtggaggaggaggaggagggggaggtggaggtggaggaagatTTGGTATATTGAAGAATAGCTTTAGGAAGGATGGTGCTGGATTGTttaagatgaagaagaagaccaGTCGTGGGATGGAAGGAACCGGTGATG ACTCAACTCGCAAGAAGGTACTACGTAGTCGACAACAACAGGAAGAAACGGAGGATGATCAAAGGACTGCATCGACTACTGTTACACCTGGTAACAGTCCTGGTGCGacgttgaagaagaaaaagtcacATTCTTTAGTACGGAGATTAAGtttcaataaatttcgattGTCAACGGATCAATCGCAACAACGATCCCAACAACAAATCGAAGCGAGAAGGACACCTGACGGTGGTGACAGCAGCCAATCTCAAAGCCAATCCTCTCAAGACTCGCCCAGTCACTCGGACAGCCCCAAGAAATTTACTAGGAAGGGATCAGACGTTGAAAAAAGTGTCTTCAGGGGTATACGGCATCGTTCTAAAGCCGACTCTGAACTAGTAGgggagagggaaggaggagagaagaagggagaaacgaagaaaccgGAGATGCTGATCGCGAAACCGGTGAGCACTGTCACTGTAGTACAACGCAGGTCTCCGTCGTTGACCATCAGGAGTGTTCCTAAGAGTTCTCAGCAACACG AATCACCGGATCAACTGAGTACAGAGCAAGAAAGGAAATCCGAAATCTATTGTACATCTACTTTACCCTACGCAATATCAAAATGGCCGGATCAACGAAAGGAATCAACATCGTCGGAGGTGCCGAGGCCAAAGAGATTATCGACAAAAGCCGAGTCTGATGACGGTGGTACTAATACGAGGAAAACTTCGCCTGTAGAATTACGTAGAAAATTGTCGTTGTTGGAAGAGAAACGTGCGATATTTCAACGTAGATTATTCGAGAGTACGAGAGACATTAGTGATTCTGGTGAAACGGTAATAGCCGTTACATTAGACGAAGATCGTGGTAAGAAGCACGAGGCAGAGAAATCCCATGATTTCGATTTGGACGACGAAAGGGAAGAGAGCACAAAtacgtcgaagaaaaaagcaagacACATCAGCGTAAGAAAGTTCGATACTTTTTCGACGTTCGAAGGTACTTTTGACGAGGATACTGGATTGGGTTATTTAGCTGGGATCGAAGAGGATTATACCGAGAGTTACGATAGGCAGGACGACGAATACGCCAAGTTACAATCAGCCATGGCACCTATGTTGGCAGCTGCCaatgataatattgaaaaagcgAGATCTATCAGCCAGGAAAGTGCG TCGTCACAGAACAATGCTCCAAATATTGGAGTTGGAGAGAAGAGGGAGCATTTGTACAAGATATTGGTAATCGGTGAATTGGGAGCCGGAAAGACATCGATCATCAAACGATACGTACACCAATTCTTTTCTCAACATTATCGTGCAACGATAGGCGTTGATTTTGCATTGAAAGTTCTTAATTGGGATCCCCATACCATCATCAGACTTCAATTGTGGGACATAGCAG GTCAAGAAAGATTTGGAAATATGACAAGGGTATATTACAAGGAAGCAGTAGGTGCTTTCATAGTGTTCGACGTTACGAGAAGCGCTACTTTGGATGCTGTGGTCAAATGGAAACAAGATCTCGATTCTAAGGTACAACTTCCGGATGGTTCACCGATACCTTGTGTACTTTTAGCGAATAAATGTGACCAACAGAAGGAAGGTTTGGTTAATACGCCAAATAAAATGGACGAAtattgtaaagaaaagaattttgttgGCTGGTTTGAGACATCAGCtaaggaaaatattaatattgaggAGGCTGCAAGATTTCTTGTAAATAag atactTCAAAACGATCAGATCATGAGAGGTAATGATTCGCAAGATCAAAACGACGGTGAGAGATTTGCGTTGAATCAATCACCTGTCAGTTCAAAAAAATCTTGTTCTTGCTGA
- the LOC122633889 gene encoding ras-related protein Rab-32 isoform X3, which translates to MLDRNVVLVLRTRQERTERRLKHKKEANPPPMEPPPQLLNNNHLYLDLNMKLGCGNKLHQDNFKTIKKSSQNNAPNIGVGEKREHLYKILVIGELGAGKTSIIKRYVHQFFSQHYRATIGVDFALKVLNWDPHTIIRLQLWDIAGQERFGNMTRVYYKEAVGAFIVFDVTRSATLDAVVKWKQDLDSKVQLPDGSPIPCVLLANKCDQQKEGLVNTPNKMDEYCKEKNFVGWFETSAKENINIEEAARFLVNKILQNDQIMRGNDSQDQNDGERFALNQSPVSSKKSCSC; encoded by the exons atgttggACCGAAATGTTGTGTTAGTATTACGTACGAGacaagaaagaacagaaagacgATTGAAACATAAAAAGGAAGCGAATCCACCCCCCATGGAACCTCCCCCACAATTGTTGAATAATAATCATCTTTATCTTGATCTTAATATGAAACTTGGTTGTGGCAATAAATTGCATCAGgataattttaaaacgataaagaag TCGTCACAGAACAATGCTCCAAATATTGGAGTTGGAGAGAAGAGGGAGCATTTGTACAAGATATTGGTAATCGGTGAATTGGGAGCCGGAAAGACATCGATCATCAAACGATACGTACACCAATTCTTTTCTCAACATTATCGTGCAACGATAGGCGTTGATTTTGCATTGAAAGTTCTTAATTGGGATCCCCATACCATCATCAGACTTCAATTGTGGGACATAGCAG GTCAAGAAAGATTTGGAAATATGACAAGGGTATATTACAAGGAAGCAGTAGGTGCTTTCATAGTGTTCGACGTTACGAGAAGCGCTACTTTGGATGCTGTGGTCAAATGGAAACAAGATCTCGATTCTAAGGTACAACTTCCGGATGGTTCACCGATACCTTGTGTACTTTTAGCGAATAAATGTGACCAACAGAAGGAAGGTTTGGTTAATACGCCAAATAAAATGGACGAAtattgtaaagaaaagaattttgttgGCTGGTTTGAGACATCAGCtaaggaaaatattaatattgaggAGGCTGCAAGATTTCTTGTAAATAag atactTCAAAACGATCAGATCATGAGAGGTAATGATTCGCAAGATCAAAACGACGGTGAGAGATTTGCGTTGAATCAATCACCTGTCAGTTCAAAAAAATCTTGTTCTTGCTGA
- the LOC122633889 gene encoding ras-related protein Rab-32 isoform X4: MGPSVVISVVRRARSYSKKNQHSESVQLKEYRRNNKESRHHQMSSQNNAPNIGVGEKREHLYKILVIGELGAGKTSIIKRYVHQFFSQHYRATIGVDFALKVLNWDPHTIIRLQLWDIAGQERFGNMTRVYYKEAVGAFIVFDVTRSATLDAVVKWKQDLDSKVQLPDGSPIPCVLLANKCDQQKEGLVNTPNKMDEYCKEKNFVGWFETSAKENINIEEAARFLVNKILQNDQIMRGNDSQDQNDGERFALNQSPVSSKKSCSC; the protein is encoded by the exons ATGGGTCCATCCGTGGTTATATCGGTCGTGAGACGCGCTCGTtcttattcaaagaaaaatcaacaCAGCGAGTCCGTTCAGCTTAAAGAATATCGACGCAACAACAAAGAGTCTCGGCATCATCAAATG TCGTCACAGAACAATGCTCCAAATATTGGAGTTGGAGAGAAGAGGGAGCATTTGTACAAGATATTGGTAATCGGTGAATTGGGAGCCGGAAAGACATCGATCATCAAACGATACGTACACCAATTCTTTTCTCAACATTATCGTGCAACGATAGGCGTTGATTTTGCATTGAAAGTTCTTAATTGGGATCCCCATACCATCATCAGACTTCAATTGTGGGACATAGCAG GTCAAGAAAGATTTGGAAATATGACAAGGGTATATTACAAGGAAGCAGTAGGTGCTTTCATAGTGTTCGACGTTACGAGAAGCGCTACTTTGGATGCTGTGGTCAAATGGAAACAAGATCTCGATTCTAAGGTACAACTTCCGGATGGTTCACCGATACCTTGTGTACTTTTAGCGAATAAATGTGACCAACAGAAGGAAGGTTTGGTTAATACGCCAAATAAAATGGACGAAtattgtaaagaaaagaattttgttgGCTGGTTTGAGACATCAGCtaaggaaaatattaatattgaggAGGCTGCAAGATTTCTTGTAAATAag atactTCAAAACGATCAGATCATGAGAGGTAATGATTCGCAAGATCAAAACGACGGTGAGAGATTTGCGTTGAATCAATCACCTGTCAGTTCAAAAAAATCTTGTTCTTGCTGA
- the LOC122633889 gene encoding ras-related protein Rab-32 isoform X5, translated as MEVELKIWHRPEVFNLSKWKLQSKHWKWFKSSQNNAPNIGVGEKREHLYKILVIGELGAGKTSIIKRYVHQFFSQHYRATIGVDFALKVLNWDPHTIIRLQLWDIAGQERFGNMTRVYYKEAVGAFIVFDVTRSATLDAVVKWKQDLDSKVQLPDGSPIPCVLLANKCDQQKEGLVNTPNKMDEYCKEKNFVGWFETSAKENINIEEAARFLVNKILQNDQIMRGNDSQDQNDGERFALNQSPVSSKKSCSC; from the exons ATGGAGGTGGAATTGAAGATCTGGCATAGACCGGAAGTGTTCAATCTTTCCAAGTGGAAACTGCAATCGAAACATTGGAAATGGTTCAAG TCGTCACAGAACAATGCTCCAAATATTGGAGTTGGAGAGAAGAGGGAGCATTTGTACAAGATATTGGTAATCGGTGAATTGGGAGCCGGAAAGACATCGATCATCAAACGATACGTACACCAATTCTTTTCTCAACATTATCGTGCAACGATAGGCGTTGATTTTGCATTGAAAGTTCTTAATTGGGATCCCCATACCATCATCAGACTTCAATTGTGGGACATAGCAG GTCAAGAAAGATTTGGAAATATGACAAGGGTATATTACAAGGAAGCAGTAGGTGCTTTCATAGTGTTCGACGTTACGAGAAGCGCTACTTTGGATGCTGTGGTCAAATGGAAACAAGATCTCGATTCTAAGGTACAACTTCCGGATGGTTCACCGATACCTTGTGTACTTTTAGCGAATAAATGTGACCAACAGAAGGAAGGTTTGGTTAATACGCCAAATAAAATGGACGAAtattgtaaagaaaagaattttgttgGCTGGTTTGAGACATCAGCtaaggaaaatattaatattgaggAGGCTGCAAGATTTCTTGTAAATAag atactTCAAAACGATCAGATCATGAGAGGTAATGATTCGCAAGATCAAAACGACGGTGAGAGATTTGCGTTGAATCAATCACCTGTCAGTTCAAAAAAATCTTGTTCTTGCTGA
- the LOC122633889 gene encoding ras and EF-hand domain-containing protein homolog isoform X1 — protein MDHGNGSGNEAGSSPDTVLARSSSDEDRRRNPESTSGEYVTVADSSSSLDTLAGQPCTTSTTVSTVTKSSNTLSNEEKKKGGGGGGGGGGGGGGGGRFGILKNSFRKDGAGLFKMKKKTSRGMEGTGDGTTIELDPDSKDDKDSTRKKVLRSRQQQEETEDDQRTASTTVTPGNSPGATLKKKKSHSLVRRLSFNKFRLSTDQSQQRSQQQIEARRTPDGGDSSQSQSQSSQDSPSHSDSPKKFTRKGSDVEKSVFRGIRHRSKADSELVGEREGGEKKGETKKPEMLIAKPVSTVTVVQRRSPSLTIRSVPKSSQQHESPDQLSTEQERKSEIYCTSTLPYAISKWPDQRKESTSSEVPRPKRLSTKAESDDGGTNTRKTSPVELRRKLSLLEEKRAIFQRRLFESTRDISDSGETVIAVTLDEDRGKKHEAEKSHDFDLDDEREESTNTSKKKARHISVRKFDTFSTFEGTFDEDTGLGYLAGIEEDYTESYDRQDDEYAKLQSAMAPMLAAANDNIEKARSISQESASSQNNAPNIGVGEKREHLYKILVIGELGAGKTSIIKRYVHQFFSQHYRATIGVDFALKVLNWDPHTIIRLQLWDIAGQERFGNMTRVYYKEAVGAFIVFDVTRSATLDAVVKWKQDLDSKVQLPDGSPIPCVLLANKCDQQKEGLVNTPNKMDEYCKEKNFVGWFETSAKENINIEEAARFLVNKILQNDQIMRGNDSQDQNDGERFALNQSPVSSKKSCSC, from the exons ATGGATCATGGTAATGGAAGTGGAAACGAGGCTGGCAGTTCACCAGACACCGTACTAGCTCGTTCTTCATCAGACGAGGATAGACGAAGAAATCCTGAAAGTACTTCCGGTGAATACGTCACTGTTGCCGATAGTAGCTCAAGTTTGGATACTTTAGCTGGCCAACCGTGTACGACATCGACTACTGTCAGTACGGTTACTAAAAGTAGTAATACTTTAtcaaacgaggaaaaaaagaaaggtggtggtggtggaggaggaggaggagggggaggtggaggtggaggaagatTTGGTATATTGAAGAATAGCTTTAGGAAGGATGGTGCTGGATTGTttaagatgaagaagaagaccaGTCGTGGGATGGAAGGAACCGGTGATGGTACGACTATCGAGCTTGATCCTGATTCTAAAGACGATAAAG ACTCAACTCGCAAGAAGGTACTACGTAGTCGACAACAACAGGAAGAAACGGAGGATGATCAAAGGACTGCATCGACTACTGTTACACCTGGTAACAGTCCTGGTGCGacgttgaagaagaaaaagtcacATTCTTTAGTACGGAGATTAAGtttcaataaatttcgattGTCAACGGATCAATCGCAACAACGATCCCAACAACAAATCGAAGCGAGAAGGACACCTGACGGTGGTGACAGCAGCCAATCTCAAAGCCAATCCTCTCAAGACTCGCCCAGTCACTCGGACAGCCCCAAGAAATTTACTAGGAAGGGATCAGACGTTGAAAAAAGTGTCTTCAGGGGTATACGGCATCGTTCTAAAGCCGACTCTGAACTAGTAGgggagagggaaggaggagagaagaagggagaaacgaagaaaccgGAGATGCTGATCGCGAAACCGGTGAGCACTGTCACTGTAGTACAACGCAGGTCTCCGTCGTTGACCATCAGGAGTGTTCCTAAGAGTTCTCAGCAACACG AATCACCGGATCAACTGAGTACAGAGCAAGAAAGGAAATCCGAAATCTATTGTACATCTACTTTACCCTACGCAATATCAAAATGGCCGGATCAACGAAAGGAATCAACATCGTCGGAGGTGCCGAGGCCAAAGAGATTATCGACAAAAGCCGAGTCTGATGACGGTGGTACTAATACGAGGAAAACTTCGCCTGTAGAATTACGTAGAAAATTGTCGTTGTTGGAAGAGAAACGTGCGATATTTCAACGTAGATTATTCGAGAGTACGAGAGACATTAGTGATTCTGGTGAAACGGTAATAGCCGTTACATTAGACGAAGATCGTGGTAAGAAGCACGAGGCAGAGAAATCCCATGATTTCGATTTGGACGACGAAAGGGAAGAGAGCACAAAtacgtcgaagaaaaaagcaagacACATCAGCGTAAGAAAGTTCGATACTTTTTCGACGTTCGAAGGTACTTTTGACGAGGATACTGGATTGGGTTATTTAGCTGGGATCGAAGAGGATTATACCGAGAGTTACGATAGGCAGGACGACGAATACGCCAAGTTACAATCAGCCATGGCACCTATGTTGGCAGCTGCCaatgataatattgaaaaagcgAGATCTATCAGCCAGGAAAGTGCG TCGTCACAGAACAATGCTCCAAATATTGGAGTTGGAGAGAAGAGGGAGCATTTGTACAAGATATTGGTAATCGGTGAATTGGGAGCCGGAAAGACATCGATCATCAAACGATACGTACACCAATTCTTTTCTCAACATTATCGTGCAACGATAGGCGTTGATTTTGCATTGAAAGTTCTTAATTGGGATCCCCATACCATCATCAGACTTCAATTGTGGGACATAGCAG GTCAAGAAAGATTTGGAAATATGACAAGGGTATATTACAAGGAAGCAGTAGGTGCTTTCATAGTGTTCGACGTTACGAGAAGCGCTACTTTGGATGCTGTGGTCAAATGGAAACAAGATCTCGATTCTAAGGTACAACTTCCGGATGGTTCACCGATACCTTGTGTACTTTTAGCGAATAAATGTGACCAACAGAAGGAAGGTTTGGTTAATACGCCAAATAAAATGGACGAAtattgtaaagaaaagaattttgttgGCTGGTTTGAGACATCAGCtaaggaaaatattaatattgaggAGGCTGCAAGATTTCTTGTAAATAag atactTCAAAACGATCAGATCATGAGAGGTAATGATTCGCAAGATCAAAACGACGGTGAGAGATTTGCGTTGAATCAATCACCTGTCAGTTCAAAAAAATCTTGTTCTTGCTGA